In Deinococcota bacterium, a single genomic region encodes these proteins:
- a CDS encoding glycerophosphodiester phosphodiesterase — MGSSLLLLVLLLLVLLLVWFGPAWWPRPLPGVTRGRPLLIGHRGVRGRLPENSLAAFEAAFGAGLDGIEFDVQRSRDGALVLYHDLYLPSGERVTSLTLEALQLEALQRADATMPTLGGLFALARRYPGRLLNLEIKAQGFRAAGLEQEVVRQVRASGLASRVLVSSFNVWSLLKVRLLAPELRTALLFAPKLPLLLPGVLAALLHVDALHPNEGQVDEGLMTRARRRGLMVNVWTVNEAARVRELLALGVDGVMADDPEALLLAAGREPEP; from the coding sequence ATGGGAAGCTCGTTGCTGCTCCTGGTCTTGCTGCTCCTGGTCTTGCTGCTTGTCTGGTTTGGGCCCGCCTGGTGGCCCCGGCCGCTCCCGGGGGTGACGCGCGGGCGGCCGCTGCTCATCGGCCACCGCGGTGTGCGCGGTCGGCTGCCGGAAAACAGCCTGGCCGCCTTCGAGGCGGCCTTCGGGGCCGGTCTGGACGGCATCGAGTTCGACGTGCAGAGGAGCCGTGACGGCGCGCTGGTGCTCTACCACGACCTTTACCTGCCCTCGGGCGAGAGGGTGACGTCGCTGACCCTGGAGGCGCTACAACTGGAGGCGCTACAGAGGGCGGACGCGACCATGCCGACGCTGGGGGGGCTGTTCGCGCTGGCGCGGCGCTATCCCGGCAGGCTCTTGAACCTCGAGATCAAGGCCCAGGGCTTCCGCGCCGCCGGGCTCGAGCAGGAGGTGGTCCGGCAGGTGCGGGCTTCTGGCCTGGCGAGTCGCGTGCTCGTCTCGAGCTTCAACGTTTGGTCCCTGCTCAAGGTCAGGCTGCTGGCCCCCGAGCTCCGCACCGCGTTGCTCTTTGCGCCCAAGCTACCCCTTCTGCTCCCAGGCGTGCTGGCGGCTCTGTTGCACGTCGACGCCCTGCACCCCAACGAGGGGCAGGTGGACGAGGGGCTGATGACGCGGGCGCGGCGGCGCGGGCTCATGGTCAACGTCTGGACCGTCAACGAGGCGGCGCGGGTGCGCGAGCTCTTGGCTCTGGGGGTAGACGGTGTCATGGCCGACGACCCCGAGGCGCTCCTGCTTGCAGCAGGGAGAGAGCCGGAGCCGTGA